One window of the Nodosilinea sp. PGN35 genome contains the following:
- a CDS encoding Coq4 family protein has translation MTGQLQTLPQRRQPAKFPLAGIDWAELGAAYRAFLSNPAAGILHILAAGRHSGWQRWVERRLERQAAHLAYRTIAVDLNALVQLPPDTLGGAYARHMIRCGFDPETFMTDEANSEWLRQRTAISHDIYHIYTGFDASPIGEFGVAAYTLVQYRDLLNVFVLSFVPLSLTNPLWTVPLLRAVLRGFRMGMRGRAAIAYPPELNWEKPLAIVRQELGLGEFF, from the coding sequence ATGACTGGTCAACTTCAAACCCTACCCCAGCGCCGTCAACCCGCCAAGTTCCCCCTGGCGGGGATCGACTGGGCCGAGCTAGGGGCCGCCTACCGGGCCTTTTTGAGCAATCCTGCGGCGGGCATTCTGCACATTCTCGCCGCCGGGCGGCACAGCGGTTGGCAGCGCTGGGTCGAGCGCCGCCTAGAGCGCCAGGCCGCCCACCTGGCCTACCGCACCATTGCCGTCGATCTCAATGCCCTGGTGCAGCTGCCGCCCGACACCCTGGGGGGTGCCTACGCCCGCCACATGATTCGCTGCGGGTTCGACCCCGAAACGTTTATGACCGACGAGGCCAACAGCGAGTGGCTGCGCCAGCGCACCGCCATCAGCCACGACATCTACCACATCTACACCGGCTTCGATGCCTCCCCGATTGGGGAGTTTGGCGTGGCGGCCTATACCCTGGTGCAGTACAGGGATCTGCTGAACGTGTTTGTGCTGTCCTTTGTGCCCCTGAGTCTGACCAACCCGCTGTGGACGGTGCCCCTGCTGCGAGCGGTGCTGCGGGGCTTTCGCATGGGGATGCGGGGCAGAGCGGCGATCGCCTACCCGCCCGAACTCAACTGGGAAAAACCGCTGGCGATCGTGCGGCAGGAGCTGGGGCTGGGAGAATTTTTTTGA
- the ylqF gene encoding ribosome biogenesis GTPase YlqF, translated as MSTPEIHWYPGHIAKAEKALVDQLSRVDVVLEVRDARIPLATRHPKVDTWVGDKPRVLVINRVDMVSSEARTAWEAWFRQQGEVPYFTDGQQGKGVKAIAKAAQTAGEAVNQRRQARGMKPRPIRAVVIGFPNVGKSALINRLLNRKVVASARKAGVTRQLRWIRLSGDLDLLDAPGVIPSRMDDQAAALKLAICDDIGEAAYDTQRTAAAFLDVLKGWQQAGSPDNYRDSLQARYGLTLDDCTGEDFVVQVAAQKFQDNTERTAKRILNDFRTGLLGPWVLEWPQPVL; from the coding sequence ATGTCCACCCCCGAAATCCACTGGTACCCTGGCCACATCGCCAAGGCAGAAAAAGCCCTGGTCGATCAGCTCAGTCGGGTCGATGTGGTGCTGGAGGTGCGCGACGCCCGCATTCCCCTGGCGACGCGGCACCCCAAGGTCGATACCTGGGTGGGCGACAAGCCCCGGGTGCTGGTGATCAACCGGGTCGATATGGTTTCGAGCGAGGCCCGCACCGCCTGGGAGGCCTGGTTTCGTCAGCAGGGGGAGGTGCCCTACTTCACCGATGGCCAGCAGGGTAAAGGGGTGAAGGCGATCGCCAAGGCTGCCCAGACGGCAGGGGAGGCCGTCAACCAGCGCCGCCAGGCCCGCGGCATGAAGCCCCGCCCCATTCGCGCCGTGGTGATTGGCTTCCCCAACGTGGGCAAGTCGGCGTTGATCAACCGCCTGCTGAACCGCAAGGTGGTGGCCAGCGCCCGCAAGGCCGGAGTCACCCGCCAACTCCGGTGGATTCGCCTGTCGGGCGATCTGGATCTGCTGGACGCGCCGGGGGTGATTCCCTCCCGGATGGACGATCAGGCGGCGGCTCTAAAACTGGCGATCTGCGATGACATTGGTGAAGCTGCCTACGACACCCAGCGCACTGCCGCCGCGTTTTTAGATGTGCTCAAAGGCTGGCAGCAGGCGGGCTCCCCAGACAATTACCGCGACAGTCTGCAAGCCCGCTATGGCCTCACGCTAGACGACTGCACTGGGGAAGACTTCGTGGTGCAGGTGGCGGCCCAAAAGTTTCAGGACAACACCGAACGCACGGCTAAGCGCATTTTGAACGACTTTCGCACCGGGCTGCTGGGGCCGTGGGTGCTGGAGTGGCCCCAGCCCGTGCTCTAG
- a CDS encoding universal stress protein yields MFKTVLFPIDMSSEAQQAAPKVADLVKVHQSRLVLLSVVEPREAASQPSAQSSPEAVAKLLGQAKALFAAQAIETEVLEREGQPAFVICDVADELNADLIAMGCRGVGLIEEVQDESVTMRVINLSPCPVLIIP; encoded by the coding sequence ATGTTCAAGACGGTTTTATTTCCCATCGACATGAGTTCTGAGGCGCAGCAGGCGGCTCCCAAGGTGGCAGACCTGGTAAAAGTCCACCAGAGTCGGCTGGTTTTGCTGTCGGTCGTAGAACCCAGGGAGGCGGCAAGTCAGCCTTCGGCCCAGTCATCGCCGGAGGCGGTGGCGAAGCTGCTTGGCCAGGCCAAGGCCCTGTTTGCCGCTCAGGCCATCGAGACCGAAGTGCTGGAGCGCGAGGGCCAACCGGCCTTCGTGATCTGCGATGTGGCCGACGAACTCAACGCCGACCTGATCGCAATGGGCTGCCGGGGCGTGGGCCTGATCGAAGAGGTGCAAGATGAAAGCGTCACCATGCGGGTGATCAACCTGTCGCCCTGCCCAGTGCTGATTATTCCCTGA
- a CDS encoding RNA-binding protein translates to MSIYVGNLAYNATEGDITEVFSEYGAVSRVTVPTDRETGRPRGFAFVEMEKEADEDAAIEALDGAEWMGRELRVNKARPKEKRTGGGGPRGNFGGGGRDGGNREFSRW, encoded by the coding sequence ATGTCGATTTATGTAGGAAACCTCGCCTACAATGCTACGGAAGGAGACATCACCGAAGTCTTCTCCGAGTACGGGGCCGTTAGCCGAGTTACGGTGCCCACCGATCGCGAAACCGGTCGCCCTCGGGGCTTCGCCTTCGTCGAGATGGAGAAAGAAGCTGACGAAGACGCCGCTATTGAAGCCCTCGACGGAGCAGAGTGGATGGGGCGCGAGCTGCGGGTTAACAAGGCTCGTCCTAAGGAAAAGCGTACCGGTGGCGGCGGTCCCCGAGGCAACTTTGGCGGCGGCGGCAGAGATGGTGGCAACCGCGAGTTTTCCCGCTGGTAG
- a CDS encoding PadR family transcriptional regulator translates to MALSHAILAALTDRPCSGYDLAKQFDGSVGFFWHASHQQIYRELTKLEDQGLVTAEAVAQAGKPDKKIFAVTEAGKTHLQDWIAQPSKCSPTKDDLLVKLFVGHLVPPATVQATLHHERAQHAATLAAYRDIESKYFLSCETLSPSGRFQYITLRNGIHYETAWLAWCDETLATLETLAAE, encoded by the coding sequence ATGGCCCTTTCCCACGCAATTCTTGCGGCCCTGACCGATCGCCCCTGTAGTGGCTATGACCTGGCCAAGCAGTTCGATGGCTCGGTGGGCTTCTTCTGGCACGCCAGTCACCAGCAGATCTACCGTGAGCTGACCAAGCTCGAAGACCAGGGCCTGGTCACCGCCGAAGCCGTCGCCCAGGCGGGCAAGCCCGACAAAAAAATCTTTGCCGTCACCGAGGCCGGTAAGACCCACCTGCAAGACTGGATTGCCCAACCCTCTAAGTGCTCACCCACCAAAGACGACCTGCTGGTCAAGCTGTTTGTGGGCCACCTGGTGCCCCCCGCAACGGTGCAGGCCACCCTCCACCACGAACGCGCCCAGCACGCGGCAACGCTGGCAGCCTACCGAGACATCGAAAGCAAATATTTTTTGAGCTGTGAAACCCTGTCTCCCTCAGGCCGGTTTCAGTACATCACCCTGCGCAACGGCATCCACTACGAAACCGCCTGGCTGGCCTGGTGCGACGAAACCTTAGCCACCCTGGAGACGCTTGCCGCTGAGTAG